In Nitrospira sp., one genomic interval encodes:
- a CDS encoding restriction endonuclease: MRTSPASGSLKDAGQAIGKSKEGGIDGVIRQDKLGLDNIYVQAKRWNDKPVSSPDIDQFAGALSKMKANKGIFITTSTFTKDARASVYSSRIILIDGAQLAGYMIDHDVGVSIASTYEIKRVDSDFFEEDIE; the protein is encoded by the coding sequence CTGAGAACATCCCCGGCAAGCGGTTCCCTCAAGGATGCCGGTCAAGCGATTGGTAAGAGCAAGGAGGGTGGAATCGACGGCGTAATTCGTCAGGACAAGTTGGGCTTGGATAATATTTATGTCCAAGCGAAACGGTGGAATGATAAGCCGGTGAGTAGCCCGGACATCGACCAATTCGCAGGCGCGCTTTCCAAGATGAAAGCGAACAAAGGCATTTTTATCACAACCTCCACATTCACTAAAGACGCGCGCGCATCCGTGTATTCCTCACGAATTATCCTCATCGATGGTGCGCAATTAGCGGGGTATATGATTGATCACGATGTGGGGGTGTCGATTGCTTCAACCTATGAAATCAAGAGAGTCGACTCGGATTTCTTCGAGGAGGACATCGAATAA
- a CDS encoding type II toxin-antitoxin system VapC family toxin, with amino-acid sequence MIVADTNLLIYLYVQGQRTQESEAVLRQDAVWTVPLLWRSEFRNALVGLIRTGALQLNDALAMSEEAERWLNGYEYSVLSPHVLTLATRSSCSAYDCEFVALAQDLEVPLVTSDRQVLNAFPTIAVSPSDFTA; translated from the coding sequence ATGATTGTGGCGGATACGAATCTGTTGATCTATCTCTATGTCCAAGGCCAGCGGACTCAAGAGAGCGAGGCTGTACTGAGGCAGGATGCGGTGTGGACGGTACCACTGCTGTGGCGCTCAGAGTTTCGGAATGCCTTGGTCGGGCTGATCCGTACAGGCGCGCTTCAGTTGAATGATGCGCTCGCCATGAGCGAGGAAGCAGAACGATGGCTGAACGGATATGAATACAGCGTGCTCTCGCCACATGTGCTGACATTAGCCACTCGGTCTAGTTGTTCCGCCTATGATTGTGAATTCGTGGCTCTTGCCCAGGATTTGGAAGTGCCGTTGGTCACGAGTGATCGTCAGGTTCTGAACGCATTTCCAACGATTGCCGTTTCTCCGTCCGACTTTACGGCCTGA